In Populus nigra chromosome 10, ddPopNigr1.1, whole genome shotgun sequence, the following proteins share a genomic window:
- the LOC133704931 gene encoding membrane protein PM19L-like → MASGASKSAAFMLLILNMGLYFLMIVIGSWAINHGIVRSRETAAILTIPARIFPIYFPMGNLATGFFIILSLLAGVVGFTSSITGLHNVFLWNAPNLHAAYASSLASLSLTLLSMGFACKEIDIGWTDSVLRTLEVVTIIVSGTQLLCTGAIHVGVEDMVARQKNLGGRV, encoded by the exons ATGGCTTCTGGAGCAAGCAAATCTGCTGCCTTCATGCTCTTAATCCTCAATATGGGGCTGTATTTTCTCATGATAGTAATCGGTTCATGGGCTATCAATCATGGGATTGTAAGATCTCGTGAAACAG CGGCTATTTTGACAATCCCAGCACGCATCTTTCCGATATACTTCCCGATGGGAAATTTGGCAACAGGTTTCTTCATCATTCTCTCCCTTCTTGCCGGCGTTGTGGGCTTCACCTCCTCTATTACTGGACTTCATAACGTTTTTCTCTGGAATGCTCCAAACTTACACGCAGCATATGCGTCTTCTCTAGCATCATTGTCACTCACCCTTCTATCCATGGG ATTCGCATGCAAAGAGATCGACATAGGCTGGACAGATTCAGTCTTG CGTACTCTAGAAGTGGTGACAATAATTGTGAGTGGAACCCAATTATTGTGCACTGGTGCTATCCATGTTGGAGTAGAAGATATGGTCGCACGACAGAAGAACCTGGGAGGAAGAGTTTGA